A part of Strix aluco isolate bStrAlu1 chromosome 21, bStrAlu1.hap1, whole genome shotgun sequence genomic DNA contains:
- the DNAH17 gene encoding dynein axonemal heavy chain 17 isoform X5 — MGGAPAGPAGTGKTETTKDLGRAVGMMVYVFNCSEQMDYKSCGNIYKGLAQTGAWGCFDEFNRIAVEVLSVIAVQVKCVQDAIRAKKKRFNFLGETIALIPSVGLFITMNPGYAGRTELPENLKALFRPCAMVIPDFELICEIMLVAEGFIDAKLLARKFITLYTLCKELLSKQDHYDWGLRAIKSVLVVAGSLKRGDPSCAEDRVLMRALRDFNIPKIVTDDLPVFMGLIADLFPALDIPRKRDLNLEKIIRQSVLELKLQAEESFVLKVVQLEELLQVRHSVFVIGNAGCGKSQVLRSLNKTYKSMKRKPVTVDLDPKAVTCDELFGVIHPSTREWKDGLFSSTMRDLANITHKGPKWIILDGDIDPMWIESLNTVMDDNKVLTLASNERIPLNPTMRLLFEISHLRTATPATVSRAGILYINPTDLGWNPIVTSWIETRTVQSEKANLMILFDKYLPVCLEKLRSGFKKITPVPEVTMTQTVLYLLECLLTPQTAPPDSPRELYELYLVFACTWAFGGAMFQDQLMDYRLEFSKWWVNEFKTIKFPSQGTIFDYYVDPETKKFMLWTEKVPKFELNPDVPLQASVVHTTETIRVRYFMDLLMEKRRPVMLVGNAGTGKSVLMWDKLEALGTDEYLVQSVPFNFYTTSAVLQAILEKPLEKKSGRNYGPPGTRRLIYFIDDMNMPEVDKYGTVAPHTLIRQHVDHGHWYDRNKLTLKDVHNCQYVACMNPTAGSFTIDPRLQRHFCVFALSPPGQEALLTVYGTILAQHLALQKMPPAVQKLQPQLVAAALALHQKVASTFLPTAIKFHYLFNLRDLSNIFQGMLFSTPECLKSPVDLVRLWLHEAERVYGDKLVDERDQKGFGKILVDTCKKFFDELGQDAALAKPNIYCHFAQGVGEPKYLPVPSWPALNKLLGEALDSYNEMNAAMSLVLFEDAMSHICRISRILESPRGNALLVGVGGSGKQSLARLAAFISNLSVFQITLKKGYSVPDLKVRAALLTPGPDPANAVPSPTVALVPGLDLASQYIKAAVKNIPTVFLMTDSQVADESFLVLINDFLASGEVPGLFQDDDLENIINAMKPQVKFLGLQDTRENCWKLFIEKVRRQLKVILCFSPVGSTLRARARRFPAVVNCTAIDWFHEWPQDALVSVSSRFLEETGDIEPEVKVSISQFMSYVHVSVKEMSNTYLATERRYNYTTPKTFLEQIKLYQNLLAKKRSELTAKIERLQKGLTKLQSTTSQVDDLKAKLAVQEAELKQKNEDADKLIHVVGVETEKVSKEKALADEEELKVQAINMNVSEKQRACETDLAKAEPALVAAQEALNTLNKNNLTELKSFGSPPQAVVNVTAAVMVLTARGGKIPKDKSWKAAKVMMGKVDAFLDALKNFDKEHIPEACLKAFQPYQSDPSFDPEFIMSKSTAAAGLCSWCLNIVRFYEVFCEVEPKRLALEEANAELAEAQEKLSRIKKKIADLNGNLAALTAEFEKATAKKIKCQQEADATNRVITLANRLIGGLASENVRWAESVEMLREQEKTLCGDVLLVSAFVSYVGYFTKKYRAELLEQRWIPFLSSLAVPIPITPGLDPLSLLTDAADVAAWRNQGLPSDRTSTENAAILCNTQRWPLVVDAQLQGIKWIKNKYGEELQTIRLGQRSYLDTIERAVSEGQTLLIEDVGETVEPVLDHLLGRNTTRKGRYIRIGEKEVEYHPRFRLILHTKYFNPHYKPEVQAQCTLINFLVTRDGLEDQLLAAVVAKERPDLETLKANLTKSQNEFKIKLKELEDSLLARLSAAGGEFLGDTALVENLETTKRTATEIEEKVKEAKATESQINVTRENYRPAAERASLLYFILSDLNKINPIYQFSLKAFYGVFEKAIQRTAPSDDVKQRVINLTDEITYSVHTYTARGLFERDKLIFLAQVAFQVLAIKKEVNLVELDFLLRFPSKAGVTSPVDFLQPQGWGGIKVLSEMEAFKNLDSDIEGSAKRWKKLVESEVPEKEAFPKEWKNKSALQKLCVLRCLRPDRMSYAIRNFVEEKMGSKFVEGRSVDLFEVYKESSPSAPLFFILSPGVNPLKDVEALGKKLNFTIDNGRIHNVSLGQGQEVVAERALELAAAQGHWVILQNIHLVARWLGVLEKTVERHSRGSHADYRVFMSAEPAPSPGAHVIPQGLLQNALKITNEPPTGMEANLHKALDLFTQDTLEMCSKEIEFKRILFALCYFHAVVAERRKFGTWGWNRSYPFNNGDLTISINVLYNYLEANPKVPWDDLRYLFGEIMYGGHITDDWDRRLCRTYLSEYIHAELLEGEVYLAPGFLIPPSLDYEGYHKYIDENLPPESPHLYGLHPNAEIGFLTATSDRLFRTVLEMQPKESDAGGVSGVSREEKVKSVLEEIVARLPEPFSMADLTAKAVDRTPYVVVAFQECERMNTLTREMRRSLTELDLGLKGELTITSDMEELANALFYDNVPAPWARYAYPSLLSLGAWYTDLLLRIRELDIWTTDFALPATVWLAGFFNPQSFLTAVMQSTARKNEWPLDKMCLSVEVTKKNREDVTAPPREGSYVHGLFMEGARWDVPSGGIADARLKELTPLMPVIFIRAVPADRLDTTNVYECPVYKTRMRGPTYVWTFNLKTKERAAKWILAAVALLLQT; from the exons ATGGGGGgggcccccgccggccccgcgggcaCCGGGAAGACGGAGACCACCAAGGACCTGGGCCGGGCAGTGGGCATGATGGTCTACGTCTTCAACTGCTCCGAGCAGATGGACTACAAG TCCTGCGGCAACATCTACAAGGGGCTGGCTCAGACCGGCGCCTGGGGCTGTTTCGATGAATTCAATCGCATCGCAGTGGAGGTTTTGTCCGTGATTGCTGTGCAG GTGAAATGTGTTCAAGACGCAATTCGCGCCAAGAAGAAAAGATTCAATTTCCTTGGAGAGACGATCGCTCTGATCCCCTCGGTTGGGCTGTTCATTACCATGAACCCCGGCTACGCAGGACGGACAGAACTGCCTGAAAATTTAAAAGCTCTGTTCAG ACCCTGCGCCATGGTCATCCCCGATTTCGAACTGATCTGTGAAATCATGCTTGTTGCAGAAGGTTTTATTGACGCTAAGCTTCTTGCAAGAAAGTTCATCACTCTGTATACACTCTGCAAAGAGCTACTGTCTAAGCAG GACCACTACGACTGGGGTCTGCGGGCTATTAAGTCTGTGCTGGTGGTAGCCGGCTCCTTGAAGAGAGGGGACCCCAGCTGCGCTGAGGACCGAGTTCTGATGAGAGCTTTACGAGACTTCAACATCCCCAAGATCGTGACAGACGACTTGCCCGTCTTCATGGGGCTGATTGCAGACCTGTTCCCAGCCCTGGACATCCCCAGGAAGAGGGACCTCAACTTGGAGAAG ATCATCAGACAGTCCGTGCTGGAGCTGAAGCTGCAGGCGGAGGAGAGCTTTGTGCTGAAGgtggtgcagctggaggagctgctgcaagTGAGACACTCCGTCTTCGTCATCGGCAACGCCGGCTGCGGCAAGTCTCAG GTGCTGAGGTCGCTCAACAAGACCTACAAGAGCATGAAGCGGAAGCCGGTCACCGTGGACCTGGACCCAAAGGCCGTGACCTGTGATGAGCTGTTCGGGGTCATTCATCCGTCCACGCGAGAGTGGAAGGACG GTCTGTTTTCTTCAACGATGCGTGACCTGGCCAACATCACCCATAAGGGGCCCAAGTGGATCATCCTCGATGGTGACATTGACCCCATGTGGATCGAGTCCCTCAACACAGTCATGGATGACAATAAG GTTCTCACCTTGGCCAGCAACGAGCGCATCCCCCTCAACCCCACCATGCGGCTCCTCTTCGAGATCAGCCACCTGCGGACTGCCACGCCAGCGACCGTGTCCCGGGCGGGAATCCTCTACATCAACCCCACAGATCTGGGCTGGAACCC CATTGTGACCAGCTGGATCGAGACGAGGACAGTGCAGTCTGAGAAGGCCAATTTGATGATCCTCTTTGACAAGTACCTGCCAGTGTGCCTGGAGAAGCTCAGGTCGGGATTCAAGAAGATCACCCCGGTCCCTGAGGTCACGATGACACAGACGGTGCTGTACCTGCTGGAGTGTCTCCTGACGCCGCAGACTGCCCCGCCGGACTCGCCTCGGGAGCTCTACGAGCTCTACCTTGTCTTTGCTTGCACCTGGGCCTTCGGAGGGGCCATGTTCCAGGACCAG CTCATGGATTACCGCCTGGAGTTCAGCAAGTGGTGGGTGAATGAGTTTAAAACCATCAAGTTTCCTTCTCAGGGGACAATTTTTGACTATTACGTTGATCCGGAAACGAAGAAATTCATGCTCTGGACTGAAAAAGTGCCAAAATTTGAACTCAATCCCGACGTCCCTTTACAG GCCTCCGTGGTGCACACGACGGAGACCATTCGCGTCCGCTACTTCATGGACCTGCTGATGGAGAAGCGGAGGCCGGTGATGCTGGTGGGGAACGCAGGGACGGGAAAATCGGTCCTGATGTGGGACAAGCTCGAAGCGCTCGGCACAGACGAATACCTCGTGCAGTCTGTGCCCTTCAACTTCTACACCACCTCGGCCGTGCTGCAGG CCATCCTTGAGAAGCCCCTGGAGAAGAAATCGGGGAGGAACTATGGCCCCCCCGGGACCAGGAGGCTGATCTACTTCATCGACGACATGAACATGCCGGAGGTGGACAAGTACGGCACCGTGGCACCGCACACGCTCATCCGGCAGCACGTGGACCACGGGCACTG GTACGACAGGAACAAACTGACCCTGAAGGACGTTCACAACTGCCAGTACGTGGCCTGCATGAACCCCACCGCGGGGTCCTTCACCATCGACCCCAGGCTGCAG CGTCACTTCTGCGTCTTCGCCCTGAGCCCTCCCGGCCAGGAGGCTCTGCTGACCGTGTACGGCACCATCCTGGCGCAGCACCTGGCCCTGCAGAAGATGCCGCCGGCTGTCCAGAAGCTGCAGCCCCAGCTGGTCGCAGCCGCGCTGG CCCTCCACCAGAAGGTCGCCTCCACCTTCTTGCCAACAGCCATCAAGTTCCACTACCTCTTCAACCTCCGGGACCTCTCCAACATATTCCAG GGTATGTTGTTCTCCACCCCTGAATGCCTGAAGAGTCCCGTGGACTTGGTGCGTCTCTGGCTTCACGAAGCGGAGCGGGTGTACGGAGACAAGCTCGTCGATGAACGGGATCAAAAAGGTTTTGGGAAGATACTGGTGGACACCTGCAAAAAGTTCTTTGAT GAACTCGGCCAAGACGCGGCGTTGGCCAAGCCCAACATCTACTGCCACTTCGCCCAGGGCGTGGGGGAGCCCAAGTACCTGCCAGTGCCGAGCTGGCCAGCTCTGAACAAGCTGCTGGGGGAGGCCTTGGACAGCTACAATGAGATGAACGCGGCGATGAGCCTG GTGCTCTTTGAAGACGCCATGTCTCATATTTGCAGAATTAGTCGGATCTTAGAGTCCCCCCGGGGCAACGCGCTGCTGGTGGGGGTAGGAGGCAGCGGGAAGCAGAGCCTGGCACGGCTGGCAGCTTTCATCAGCAACCTGAGCGTGTTTCAGATTACGCTGAAGAAAGGCTACAGTGTCCCGGACCTGAAGGTGCGAGCAGCTCTCCTGACTCCGGGGCCAGATCCTGCAAATGCGGTGCCAAGCCCCACGGTGGCTCTGGTGCCGGGG ctggaCCTCGCCTCCCAGTACATCAAGGCGGCCGTGAAGAACATCCCCACCGTGTTCCTGATGACGGACTCCCAGGTGGCTGATGAATCCTTCCTGGTCCTAATTAACGATTTCTTGGCGTCTGGGGAGGTGCCAGGGCTCTTTCAGGATGATGACCTGGAAAACATTATCAATGCCATGAAGCCCCAAGTGAAGTTCCTTGGATTGCAAGATACAAGGGAAAACTGCTGGAAATTATTTATAGAAAAAGTCAGGCGTCAGTTAAAG GTCATCCTCTGCTTCTCCCCCGTGGGCTCAACCCTGCGGGCGCGGGCCAGGAGGTTCCCCGCCGTGGTCAACTGCACGGCCATCGACTGGTTCCACGAGTGGCCGCAGGACGCGCTCGTGTCCGTCAGCAGCAGGTTCCTGGAGGAAACAGGGGACATCGAG cccgaGGTCAAGGTCTCCATCAGCCAGTTCATGTCCTACGTCCACGTGAGCGTTAAGGAGATGTCCAACACCTACCTGGCCACGGAGAGACGCTATAATTACACCACGCCAAAGACCTTCTTGGAGCAGATAAAGCTCTACCAAAACCTGCTGGCGAAAAAACGGAGCGAGCTCACTGCCAAGATCGAGCGGCTGCAGAAGGGGCTGACGAAGCTGCAGAGCACAACGTCCCAG GTGGACGACCTGAAAGCCAAGCTGGCGGTGCAGGAAGCAGAGCTGAAGCAGAAAAACGAGGATGCAGATAAACTGATCCACGTGGTGGGTGTCGAGACAGAGAAGGTCAGCAAGGAGAAGGCCCTCGCTGATGAGGAGGAGCTGAAGGTCCAGGCCATCAACATG AACGTGTCTGAGAAGCAACGAGCCTGTGAGACCGACCTGGCGAAAGCGGAGCCGGCGCTCGTGGCCGCCCAGGAGGCCCTCAACACACTCAACAAG AACAACCTGACGGAGCTGAAGTCCTTTGGGTCCCCGCCCCAAGCAGTGGTGAACGTGACGGCAGCTGTGATGGTTCTGACGGCCCGCGGGGGCAAGATACCGAAGGACAAGAGCTGGAAGGCAGCGAAAGTCATGATGGGAAAAGTAGATGCTTTCCTTGACGCCCTAAAGAATTTTGACAAGGAGCACATCCCCGAGGCCTGTCTCAAGGCGTTTCA GCCCTACCAGTCAGACCCCAGCTTTGATCCGGAGTTCATCATGTCGAAGTCGACGGCCGCCGCTGGTCTGTGCTCCTGGTGCCTAAACATCGTTCGCTTCTACGAGGTGTTCTGCGAGGTGGAGCCCAAGAGGCTGGCGCTGGAGGAGGCCAACGCCGAGCTGGCGGAGGCACAAGAAAAACTCAGTCGCATTAAGAAGAAAATTGCC GACCTGAACGGCAATTTGGCAGCTCTCACTGCAGAGTTTGAGAAAGCTACAGCCAAGAAAATCAAATGTCAGCAGGAGGCTGATGCAACCAACAGAGTCATCACGTTGGCAAACAG GCTCATCGGGGGGCTGGCATCCGAAAACGTCCGCTGGGCTGAGTCGGTAGAGATGCTCAGAGAGCAGGAGAAGACGCTGTGTGGAGACGTGCTGCTGGTCTCCGCCTTCGTGTCCTACGTCGGCTACTTCACCAAGAAGTACAGGGCCGAGCTGCTGGAGCAGCGCTGGATCCCCTTCCTCAGCAGCCTGGCG GTGCCCATCCCCATCACCCCCGGGCTGGaccccctcagcctcctcaccGACGCTGCTGACGTGGCCGCCTGGAGAAAccaggggctgcccagcgacCGCACCTCCACCGAGAACGCCGCCATCCTCTGCAACACACAGCGCTGGCCCCTGGTCGTGGACGCCCAGCTCCAGGGCATCAAGTGGATCAAGAACAAATACGGGGAGGAGCTGCAGACCATCCGCCTGGGCCAGAGGAG CTACCTGGACACCATCGAGCGGGCGGTTTCCGAAGGACAGACGCTGCTGATTGAGGACGTTGGTGAGACGGTGGAGCCGGTGCTGGACCATCTCCTGGGCAGGAACACCACCAGGAAGGGCAG ATACATTAGGATAGGAGAGAAAGAAGTGGAATATCACCCGCGCTTCCGCCTGATTCTGCACACCAAATACTTCAACCCTCACTACAAGCCAGAGGTGCAGGCTCAGTGCACCCTGATCAACTTCTTGGTGACCCGGGACGGGCTGGAGGACCAGCTCCTGGCTGCTGTGGTGGCCAAAGAGCGGCCAGACCTGGAGACCCTGAAG GCAAACCTCACAAAGAGCCAGAACGAGTTCAAGAtcaagctgaaggagctggaggacTCGCTGCTTGCCCGGCTGTCTGCTGCCGGCGGGGAGTTCCTGGGGGACACGGCgctggtggagaacctggaaACAACGAAGCGCACAGCCACGGAAATTGAGGAAAAA GTGAAAGAAGCTAAAGCCACCGAAAGCCAAATAAATGTCACTAGAGAAAACTACAGGCCAGCGGCAGAGCGAGCGTCCCTGCTGTACTTCATCCTGAGCGACCTCAACAAGATCAACCCCATCTACCAGTTCTCTCTCAAG GCATTCTACGGGGTCTTCGAGAAGGCCATTCAGCGCACGGCCCCCAGCGACGACGTCAAGCAGAGGGTGATCAACCTGACGGATGAGATCACCTACTCGGTCCACACCTACACTGCACGGGGACTCTTTGAGAGAGACAAACTCATTTTCCTGGCCCAGGTTGCCTTCCAG GTCCTGGCGATCAAGAAAGAAGTGAACCTGGTGGAGCTGGACTTTCTTCTGCGCTTCCCTTCCAAGGCCGGCGTCACGTCCCCCGTGGACTtcctgcagccccagggctggggtggCATCAAG GTGCTCTCGGAAATGGAAGCGTTCAAGAACTTGGACAGCGACATCGAGGGCTCAGCAAAGCGCTGGAAAAAGCTTGTGGAGTCTGAGGTGCCGGAGAAGGAAGCGTTCCCCAAGGAGTGGAAAAACAAGTCGGCCCTGCAGAAGCTGTGCGTGCTGCGGTGCCTGCGGCCGGACAGGATGTCCTACGCCATCAG GAACTTTGTGGAAGAGAAGATGGGGAGCAAGTTTGTGGAAGGCAGGAGCGTTGACCTCTTCGAGGTGTACAAGGagagcagcccctctgcccccctgTTCTTCATTCTCTCCCCTGGCGTCAACCCACTGAAGGACGTGGAGGCCCTGG gcaaAAAGCTGAACTTCACCATCGACAACGGGAGGATCCACAACGTGTCGCTGGGGCAGGGCCAGGAGGTCGTGGCAGAACGGGCCCTGGAGCTGGCGGCTGCGCAGGGACACTGGGTGATCCTGCAG AACATCCACCTGGTGGCCCGGTGGCTGGGCGTGCTGGAGAAGACGGTGGAGCGGCACAGCCGGGGCAGCCACGCCGACTACCGGGTGTTCATGAGCGCTgagccagcccccagccccggggcacaCGTCATCCCGCAGGGGCTGCTGCAGAACGCCCTCAAAATCACCAACGAGCCGCCGACGGGCATGGAGGCCAACCTGCACAAAGCCCTCGACCTCTTCACCCAG GACACCTTAGAGATGTGCAGCAAAGAAATCGAGTTCAAACGCATCTTGTTTGCGCTCTGTTACTTCCACGCGGTGGTGGCCGAGCGGCGCAAGTTTGGCACTTGGGGCTGGAACAGATCTTACCCCTTCAACAACGGGGACCTGACCATATCGATTAACGTCCTGTACAACTACCTGGAGGCCAACCCCAAG GTACCATGGGACGATCTCCGGTACCTCTTTGGTGAAATCATGTACGGGGGCCACATCACGGACGACTGGGACCGCCGGCTCTGTCGCACTTACCTGAGCGAATACATCCACGCGGAGCTGCTGGAAGGGGAAGTGTACTTAGCTCCAGGGTTTTTGATCCCTCCCAGCTTGGATTACGAG GGTTACCACAAGTACATCGACGAGAACCTGCCGCCCGAGAGCCCCCACCTGTACGGCCTTCACCCCAACGCCGAGATCGGCTTCCTGACTGCCACCTCGGACAGGCTTTTTCGGACCGTTTTGGAAATGCAGCCCAAAGAATCAGACGCTGGAGGAGTCTCAGGTGTCTCCCGCGAGGAAAAG GTGAAGTCAGTCCTGGAGGAGATCGTGGCCAGGCTGCCGGAGCCGTTCAGCATGGCCGACCTCACGGCCAAGGCAGTGGACAGGACCCCCTACGTTGTAGTCGCCTTCCAGGAATGTGAAAGAATGAACACCTTGACCCGAGAAATGAGGCGCTCTTTGACAGAGTTAGACTTGGGACTAAAG GGAGAACTAACGATTACATCCGATATGGAAGAGCTGGCGAACGCGCTCTTCTACGACAACGTTCCTGCGCCCTGGGCACGTTACGCCTACCCCTCCCTTCTGAGCTTGGGAGCCTGGTACACAGACCTGCTCCTTCGGATTCGG gaaCTGGACATCTGGACAACAGACTTTGCGCTGCCTGCGACAGTGTGGCTGGCGGGATTCTTCAACCCCCAGTCCTTCCTCACGGCCGTCATGCAGTCCACGGCCAGGAAGAACGAGTGGCCCCTGGACAAGATGTGTCTGTCAGTGGAAGTGACCAAGAAAAACCGTGAGGATGTAACAGCTCCCCCCAGAGAAGGCTCCTACGTGCATGGATTATTCATGGAAG GCGCTCGCTGGGACGTCCCCTCCGGCGGGATCGCCGACGCTCGCCTGAAGGAGCTGACGCCCCTGATGCCGGTCATCTTCATCAGAGCCGTCCCCGCCGACCGCCTGGACACCACCAACGTCTACGAATGTCCCGTCTACAAGACACGGATGCGAGGTCCCACCTATGTCTGGACCTTCAAcctgaagacaaaagaaagagCTGCTAAGTGGATCCTTGCTGCTGTGGCTCTGCTCTTACAGACCTAA